In Oryza sativa Japonica Group chromosome 1, ASM3414082v1, the genomic stretch CTTTGGTTTGGTCAGTACAACAAGGTTGTGTCGAAGAATAATTTTACTGCAACCAATCTCTTTCTGCTTGGTTCATTTTACAAGGAACTTATCAGGACTCTCTATTAGAGTTTTTTCTGTGGGCTCAGGCCGTAATGAAACAAAGATTGAGTGTGTAGGTTTGGGGACTGATAATAATAGATTTAGGCATTTAGCACTGTCACTGCCCTTGACTAAAATTCTGCCTTTTTATAAAGgggttgttttttttcctcgtcTAGCTCATCGTGTTGAATTTCAGTTGCCAGAGAGCATATGCTCAAAATCAGAAAGGAGATAAGTATTGTCCTGTCTATGCACAGTTTATCAAGTGCCATTCCCTTTCAAATAATATGGCATGCACTTTTTTCTGTGCACATGCTGTTCGTATTATCATGATAATGTATAATCATGGTAAATTGACCTAAACTTACATGATAGGATGTGCGTGGTGCATTCAAATGCATGCGATATTTATTTTGCCCCTGAAACACCAAACTAAGGAGGGGGGAATCTATATGAAGGCTATATGTTTGAATTATTAAATGGCATTCTCACTAATTTGTTGGATGTGCCTCGAACATAACTGCTGCTTTTAAGTTATAGATGTcatatgatttttattttcctatttaGTCATACTAtttcaaaaaataaacaaaaactcaaGAGTTCAAGTCATTTTTGTTGCTAAGATAACTGCTAGgcctaaaatattttattttttatttaaattaaagTCGTCCACCATTACCTTTCTAGAGTATTTCTTCTTAAAAAGGCAttaccctttttctttttgtttgaatgATCACTTGCTTAGTTGCTTAACATTCCTATCTTTCGTTCTAGTTGTCACATGCTAATGTTTAGTATTTATGTTCTTTATTTTGATTTGAGAAGGACTTAGCTCATGTCTAAAGTATATGGGAGTTCTGCATTTTGATGTTTGGTTGTTTTGTATTATTGTATCTTTTATGCTTTTGTTTCCCAAATTATGTCTATGATGAATAAAGGTCAACTGCAACTAACCTCGCATAGTGCTCCAGTTCGCTGTTTTCTACCTTAGGTTGAATACCATATCACCATTTTCTGGCTTTCTTTTTCTACATTGATAATGATActtttttgtttcttggatTAACCTTGCTAGTGGCAGCTAGCAGTCGCACTTTTTTATGAAAGTAACAATAATTGTCTATTTCTCCCTCTATTTTTCTGCTTCTGCAATGAATGCATGATTGGGTTTCTTTCTTGTGTATTATTACGTTGTGAAGAGACCTAGCACATAATCTGAATTCataaatgaatatatatatatatgtgtgtgtgtgtgtggtgtgtgtgtgtgtgtgtgtgtggcatTTACTAGTATCACTTGgatcttttttaaatatatgccTTTTTATGCTCTTTAGAAGACTAATAGACCCAGCAATTTTATGCACTAACTGTAGTTTGTTTGTTGGAAATATCATAATTTTGTgttatttgtttgtttgtttgagcAGATCATTTTATGTTGTAATTCATCAACTTGTATCTACAAGGAACCTCACGATTGTGCCCCTGCAATTTCAGGTCTTTTTCTTCCAGCTGTTGTTAGGCCCATACTGGATTCATTTGAGACTGCCAAACAAGCTCCCCCAACCAACTCTCAGTGATGTATGTGATTTTGTCTTCTGCGGCTTCATTTTGTTGATATTGGTTGCTCCAAATCCATTGAAAATGAAGTATTGGTTTCTCTTGACTTACgaatataatgattttatacCATCATTGACTTTTCCAATTATGGTGAATTATTTGAATACTATGCCAGTTTTACCATGTTTTTCTTGTGGCATTCAATTTCATGACAATGATGTATTCATTAATTCAGAGCAGCTTAAATTAGTTGCCCGAGAAATTGTTGGAGCTTTAGTCTGAGTATTATAGAATAAATAGTCCACGATAATTCACCTagcttttgttttccttttctttaggTTTTGTATTCCATAAATAAGGCAGCAAGCCAGAAAGACGATGAACCCTGTAGATTGCAGTTTTGCTCACACAGTCACAACGCTGAaattctctctctttctattGGTTATGGACTCTGTTAATTTATCGAGATTGTAAGTTACGTCAGTAATCAATTGCCTTTTGCTACTGGCACATGTGGTTCCTGGTACCGCTGGCAAGAAATAAAGAGTTCATATTGTGTTTGGGCATTTAATGTGAAACCATTTTCTTTCTAATCTTCGCCCCCGTGTACTTTTGTTACTTCGTCCAGTAACATATGATTGGCTCTCACACACATATCACGTGCGTCTGGTGCCCATCACAATTTCCGCCGctatatttgtagttttgtcAAAATAATGACTATAGATTAAGTTAGTTTTTCAACCCACTGCATGCATGTAGTTTTAGAGAAGTGACAGATTTTTGTTTCTTGTATGCAGATTATCGAACATCAGTATCTATCTCAATGCTTTTTAATTCTCCTTGTGGGGCACCTATAAAGATGAGTGGATTACTGATGTCAGTGTCGATACGTGGCAACCTTGGGTGAATAGGCTGCTACTTTTGTCCGTTTGGAGCTTGAATTGTTGAATACTTTGTGCTTCTCCCAGCGTGGAATGTTGAAAAATGAAAACACACATAGCCCTCGTGGCGATTTGATCAGTGTCTGATGTCGCAGACCTTAAAGACGTTGATCGTTGAGCTTACGCTGCGATGACATATGCTCAAAATTAATCAGATGGAATGTTGAAAAATGAAAACATCCATAGCCCTCGTGGCTATTTGATCCGTGTTTGATGCTGCAGACCTTGGAAGACGTTGATCGTTGAGCTTACGCTGCGATAACATATGCTCAAAATTAATCAGGTTTTATTGTCAAATCAAATGCATCATGTCTCGGATTCCTTTGTCATATGCTCGAAATTAATCACGTGtgccataaatgctacagtaatctGGATTCCTTTGATCGCTACGGTCTCGAGTCCGGCCATCAAAGTGGATTTCTTCGACTCTAATTTCACGTGGTGCGGTGGACCTAAGCTCCGATACATCCGATGCGCTATGCGGTGTGCCAGCCATTAAAGACGATCTCGTGAGCTTCTTTCTGTATCTATGCTTAAACGAACTCGTACCGCAGCTGGAGACGTGGGCGCGACGATCACAAGGTCACTGTGGATTCGCTGGAGCAATAATGTTGCGTGGTGAGGTGGTGAATCCGATCCATGCATCTGGACAAAGCTACTCTGAAGAGTGCCCCGTGAGAACAGTTGGAGGCTTCTAACTATTGCACTCTACTGACATTACAGTATTTTCAACCAAGAAGACGCTGTTCGTCCGTATATAtcctatccatccatccacgaGGTTTTCTCGCTTCTAGACGTTCGTAGATTCAAAACATCTACAGAGTACAGTAGCGATCTCTAATTTGGCATCTGGTGTGGGCCGGGAATTAATTGGTGAGAGTGGACTGTGCGCCATCAATTGCCCGTGCGCGGAAGGGAAGTGAACGGACGGGCCTGCTCGCCTAAAGCGAGATTTTGGATGATTCTCTTCGCCGTCCTTGCCATGTTCTGAATCGCCCAAAGGAtggcttgcttttttttttttttcttccccgaATGTGAAATGTGCCATATAGACCATATAGCATATTAGCATCCAAAGATAGGCCTACTATGGTACGGAGTACAGTAGCTATTTAAGTTGTGGTTCGTGTCATACATCCATTTTAGCCGAGGCTAAAGCTACGTCTGGCGAAGCATTAGACCAAATGCAATGCGTCAATCATCATCCATCATACAGTAATACTACTAGGTAGGAGGGGCACACTACAAATAGTTAAGCGTGACACACTGACATGACATCAAATGTTTACTCCGTTGAGGTACAGTAGTACTATTAGTGAATTGAGACGTAAACGTGCGACCGTACATTTTCGTTTTCTTTAGTTCTCCAAGCAGGTGAGAGGTGGGAGCATTTACAATGAAAACCACTTCGAGAAGTGGTTTAAAGAAGACAAAATTAGAGTTCACTAAATAGATATCTCATGAGACCGGGGTGTAATATCCATTATCTAATAAAACGTAGGAGGAGTCTATTTAAGGATACTCTGCTCACAAGTCACAGTACAGGTTACTCTTAGTGGGGATCCATAAAAGAATTGCATTTTAACCCTATCAAATTTTTATACTATAccttgtcttatttaaatttacaATTATGTCTGGCCAAACCTAAAAGGTGAAAAGGGAATTGCATATAGCCCCAACTCACTTTCCCTAAATCTAAGATATGTCCACCCTTCTCCACCGCACCATGCAATCACGTTGTGAAAATTGTTGAATAGTctcacattggttgtggaagagCATctgacctaagatataagtgggggagcccctcacctcaatggctagcttttggggtgagaaatgccctttacgatcctacaattggtatcagagacTGGCTAGTTCAACATCTCTGGCCCGAGGGACAGTGTGTGTGAAGGCCTGATGGACCGTGAGTGCCTGCAGGGCCCATACACCTGAGGGACCGTGGTGAAACGGTGAAGGGGCAGTGAAGGGCTGAGGGACACTAATGtgtgaagggggagattgttgaatagtcccacattggttgtggaagggcataggacctaatatataagtggggaactcctcacctcaatggctaaCTTTTGGGgaccctttacgatcctacaataAGATAAACTAATCTATTTAGTTATTTTAGAGTCGGTTtaggttaaaaaataattactatGAATCGACGGTCCAATTGGTGACCTCACCAGGTCAATTCCCGACCCGGCTTTTTCTACTATAGTTTGGGTAGCTGGACCAAACTTTTTGTTCCTGTTTTCTCCCCAAGCCACCCCTGCCTCTACAAGGCTACTAACACCACCGCAAGGACGCTCTCCTCACCTCTATCTTCAATGGCACACTGTGTCCTATGTGGAGCAGCAAGATTGCTCGTCAGTCGTCTCCATAGGGCATGAACAATCAGTGTCCTTGGTGTTGTGCCCCAAGCTACTACCTAGGCTCGAATGCCATGGTGGAGGCAAGGAGGATCCTCATAGGGTGTCAGCAACTCAACGTACCTCACAGGAGACACAATTGCCTCAGGTGAGAGAAAGTGGTTTAGCAGTGAAAagggggaaaaggaggagggattGGGTCTAGCCATATGGCGACAGCTTGTTTGAGGGGAACAATAGACCTAGATGCGGCGCAACAATTAGGAGTACCCCGCCACCGTCATCGCTAGAGATCTGGACGACAGCCGTTTGCAATGCTAGACAGCTGGGACAAGCATGGTCAGATCTGTATCTAGCTAGAGGCGATGCTCTCATCGGGGTCTGCGGCGACGTAGCCCGGCCTTGCCATGGATGCAGTCGGCAAGGTCTTGGCCCAATACACACCGACGCCTAACTCATCGACCTGAGTCACCGGTGAATCTAGCGAGAACACCGACGCCCAGCTCTTCGGCCCAAGCCACCATTAGATCTAGCGAGAACGCTGACTTTGCGGCCAGAGCTAGGAAGCTCGGTTGGGGCAGCGGCATCCACGGAGAGGCGTCGACAAGGGGGACATGGCATCGCAAGTGATCATATGGCTCTGACTCGTGGAAGAGACCAGGGCATTGAGAAGTAGGAGAGGACGGAGTCAAGCTTCCAGGAACAGTCAATGACGGTGATGAATCAAGTGTCATCGCGTTGGGGCTCCATCGACTCTGTGATGGTCAAAAGTAAATCAACGTGGGGAAAGCGACGGTTCGATAAGAAAATGGATGGGTGAGAAAATGAACGAGACTAACGGGTAATGTATGGGTGTTTCTATAAGAAATTTTAGGTTGAGAGGGGTTTGGATGCAAAATAAGTAACTAAAgcataaatagaggacttaaatttaaattattgggCTGAACTGAATAATTCAATCGTGGGTCCGATGAGACCACCCAGtgtttgtaacgccccgattttcgttcgggtttaaaaatcaattaataatacattttctagaaattaaataaaagttaaatcaatttatccaagtgaaatgttgggagaattaaaattttcccttaaaaatcattggccgggaatattttgtaatattctttgtgccctaatgtactctccggaattttccgtgaattttcggagctcgagaaatagttttaatagcacaaaggtcattgcatcaatttaaataaaaagaaaacaaaataaacttccccttcctccctttcgggctcggcccaaaatcctctctccttcccctcccgcggcccggCTTGCCTCCCCTTTTTGGCGCAAGTCTGCTTTtcctccctcccggcctcccctctcactcaggccgacaggtgggacccgtggaccccacctgtcatccccaacctccggccagctccaaccgccgcccacgccgcccacTCCCTCCGCCGATCCCGCACCTCCCCTCGTCCCAACCGGCGTGGACCCGAGACCCCTTCCACCTCGCGACCACATCCCGccccactccccctctctc encodes the following:
- the LOC4324256 gene encoding uncharacterized protein; the protein is MGAMGKLRVFVVQEPVVAASCLIAGFGLFLPAVVRPILDSFETAKQAPPTNSQ